A genomic stretch from Chloroflexota bacterium includes:
- the cobS gene encoding adenosylcobinamide-GDP ribazoletransferase, producing the protein MTELVVALQFLVRLPVPNRGDVTIADFGRSMRWFPLVGAGIGLLVGAADALLAPVVPVQARSVLAVILLAAITGALHLDGLMDACDGLFAFATPERRLEIMRDSRVGSFGIVGAATILLLKFAALQSLPADRRLVAFVLMGAISRWAMVFATTRFPAARPDGLGHDFKESAGGAELAWASGWALAIALFGGPSGLAALVLAVLSTWLAARYTMTKIPGLTGDVYGAISEGTEALVALVLTPLWHALP; encoded by the coding sequence GTGACCGAGCTCGTCGTCGCCCTGCAATTCCTCGTCCGGCTCCCAGTTCCCAACCGCGGCGACGTCACCATCGCCGACTTCGGGCGCTCGATGCGCTGGTTCCCGCTCGTGGGGGCGGGAATCGGACTCCTCGTCGGAGCCGCCGACGCCCTCCTTGCGCCGGTCGTCCCGGTGCAAGCGCGGAGCGTCTTAGCCGTCATCCTGCTCGCGGCCATCACCGGAGCGCTGCATCTCGACGGCTTGATGGACGCGTGCGACGGGCTCTTCGCGTTCGCGACGCCGGAGCGCAGGCTCGAGATCATGCGCGACAGCCGCGTTGGGAGCTTCGGGATCGTCGGGGCAGCCACGATCCTGCTTCTGAAATTCGCTGCGCTCCAGTCGCTGCCCGCGGACCGGCGGCTCGTCGCCTTCGTGCTCATGGGCGCCATCTCGCGCTGGGCGATGGTCTTCGCCACGACGCGGTTCCCCGCCGCGCGGCCGGACGGCCTCGGCCACGACTTCAAGGAATCGGCCGGCGGCGCAGAGCTAGCCTGGGCCTCCGGCTGGGCGCTGGCCATCGCGCTGTTCGGCGGACCGTCGGGCCTCGCCGCCCTCGTCCTCGCCGTCCTATCGACCTGGCTCGCGGCCCGGTACACGATGACGAAGATCCCCGGCCTCACCGGCGACGTGTACGGCGCCATCTCCGAGGGCACGGAGGCGCTGGTGGCCCTGGTGCTCACGCCCCTCTGGCATGCGCTGCCCTAG
- a CDS encoding TIGR00303 family protein, which translates to MVDGTSILFPFAAGAGRRIAARLRGRRPTFICVVASTDTALVPGISAAGASPELIPYTAAADAEVLAYGAARCIRGVPCNPAGPPGPAIIAREALELADIPRLVVSAGCHVLPDAPYVALGSEPGAHIGTGRAVPHARDLFDAGRALGRAQAAQSDYLVLAESVPGGTTTALALLLALGIAADGRVSSSLAGNPHALKS; encoded by the coding sequence TTGGTAGATGGCACCTCGATCCTCTTCCCCTTCGCGGCAGGCGCCGGTCGCCGCATCGCGGCTCGCCTCCGCGGCCGTCGACCCACCTTCATCTGCGTCGTCGCGTCCACCGACACCGCGCTCGTCCCCGGGATCTCGGCCGCCGGCGCATCCCCCGAGCTGATCCCCTACACCGCGGCGGCGGACGCCGAGGTGCTGGCATATGGCGCCGCCCGCTGCATCCGCGGCGTACCCTGCAACCCCGCCGGCCCGCCGGGCCCTGCAATCATCGCGCGCGAGGCGCTGGAGCTGGCCGACATCCCACGCCTCGTGGTCAGCGCCGGGTGCCACGTGCTCCCCGATGCCCCCTACGTCGCGCTGGGGAGCGAGCCCGGCGCCCACATTGGCACCGGACGCGCCGTCCCCCACGCGCGGGATCTGTTCGACGCCGGCCGAGCGCTGGGTCGCGCGCAGGCCGCCCAAAGCGATTACCTCGTGCTGGCGGAAAGCGTTCCAGGCGGGACGACGACGGCCCTGGCGCTGCTCCTCGCCCTCGGGATCGCGGCCGACGGCCGCGTGAGCAGCAGCCTGGCGGGGAACCCGCACGCCCTGAAGAGC